The genomic interval GGAATATTGTATAGTTAGATAATCCAGTAACAATCAATACAATAAATAAAATGGATCCATATACCTCATACTTAGACATTTTTGCTCTTACACGAGAGGAAACCAAATCTTCAATAATTCGGTAGCCATCTAGTGGTGGTAGAGGGATTAGATTAAAAGCAAAGAGTAATAAATTCATATAAATAAAAATTTGAAAAAATGGATATAAATCAAAATTGCTGCCTACTGGGACATTAAACTTTATTAATATTGCAATAATAATGAAACCAAGAAAAGCTAGTATTAAGTTACTAACCGGTCCTGCTAATGATACCAATACACCAGCTAGTTTAGGTCGTTTAAAGTAATGACGATTAACCGGAACCGGCTTTGC from Niallia sp. FSL W8-0635 carries:
- a CDS encoding site-2 protease family protein; its protein translation is MLFSQNLADLPYIIISIVIGFTIHEFAHAFVAYKFGDPTAQKQGRLTLNPIVHIDFVGAIFILLAGFGWAKPVPVNRHYFKRPKLAGVLVSLAGPVSNLILAFLGFIIIAILIKFNVPVGSNFDLYPFFQIFIYMNLLLFAFNLIPLPPLDGYRIIEDLVSSRVRAKMSKYEVYGSILFIVLIVTGLSNYTIFPWIDFVRVFFLQLFNQLLF